One genomic segment of Eikenella corrodens includes these proteins:
- a CDS encoding c-type cytochrome, producing the protein MKHTTLAGLLLAVSGFTLAAPPAADMNNGKRVVDTVCAACHGADGNTNIATYPRLSAQHPAYIIQQTLAIKNGDRNTGAAVTMRPLVQNLSDKDISDAAAYLTRQIPKSGESNPKENPELGARIFRGGLPAKGLPACMSCHGPGGAGIPGNQTLKDGAVAYPRLAGQHKSYVVDQLRSYQSGQRTNSIMGDIAKRMSNEEMDAVGNFIQGLQ; encoded by the coding sequence ATGAAACACACTACCTTAGCCGGCCTGCTGCTGGCCGTTTCCGGCTTCACCTTGGCTGCACCGCCCGCCGCCGACATGAACAACGGCAAGCGGGTGGTTGATACGGTGTGCGCTGCCTGTCACGGTGCAGACGGCAACACCAATATCGCCACCTATCCGCGCCTGTCGGCCCAACATCCCGCCTACATCATCCAGCAAACCCTAGCCATCAAAAACGGCGACCGCAACACCGGCGCAGCCGTTACCATGCGCCCGCTGGTACAAAACCTGAGCGACAAAGACATCTCCGATGCTGCCGCCTACCTCACCCGCCAAATCCCGAAATCCGGCGAAAGCAATCCCAAAGAAAATCCTGAACTGGGTGCGCGCATTTTCCGCGGTGGCTTGCCGGCCAAAGGTTTGCCGGCCTGCATGTCGTGCCACGGCCCTGGCGGCGCAGGCATTCCGGGCAATCAAACCCTAAAAGACGGCGCAGTAGCCTACCCGCGCCTGGCCGGCCAACACAAATCTTATGTGGTGGATCAACTGCGCTCCTATCAAAGTGGCCAACGCACCAACTCCATCATGGGCGACATTGCCAAACGCATGAGCAACGAAGAAATGGATGCCGTAGGCAACTTTATTCAAGGTTTGCAATAA
- the yihA gene encoding ribosome biogenesis GTP-binding protein YihA/YsxC, which yields MPLFKNAKFYTTVNHLKDLPDTPAEIAFVGRSNAGKSSAINTLTAHTRLAYVSKTPGRTQHINFFSLANGHYMVDLPGYGYAQVPEAVRAHWVQLLGGYLQTRAQLIGLVLVMDARHPLKELDKQMLEFFASTGKPVHILLSKADKLSKNEQIKTLAAVRRALQPFAERQAVGVQLFSSLKKQGMEEVDAVVAAWFAQWEAEHALPESEQVAESGEEAT from the coding sequence ATGCCGCTTTTTAAAAACGCTAAATTTTATACCACCGTTAATCACTTAAAAGACCTGCCCGATACCCCTGCTGAAATCGCCTTCGTGGGGCGCAGTAATGCCGGCAAATCCAGCGCTATCAATACGCTCACCGCCCACACCCGCCTGGCTTATGTTTCCAAAACTCCAGGCCGCACCCAGCATATCAACTTCTTCAGCTTGGCTAATGGGCACTATATGGTGGATTTGCCCGGCTACGGCTATGCCCAAGTGCCCGAAGCCGTGCGCGCGCATTGGGTACAGCTGCTTGGCGGTTACCTGCAAACCCGTGCCCAGCTTATCGGGTTGGTGTTGGTGATGGACGCGCGCCATCCGCTCAAGGAGCTTGACAAGCAAATGCTGGAATTTTTTGCCAGCACCGGCAAACCTGTGCATATTTTGTTGTCGAAAGCCGACAAACTTTCCAAAAACGAGCAGATTAAAACCCTCGCTGCCGTGCGCCGCGCCCTCCAGCCTTTTGCCGAGCGGCAAGCGGTAGGTGTGCAACTGTTTTCCAGCCTGAAAAAACAGGGTATGGAGGAAGTGGATGCCGTGGTGGCTGCATGGTTTGCGCAATGGGAGGCGGAGCATGCCCTGCCGGAGAGCGAACAGGTTGCCGAAAGCGGAGAAGAGGCTACCTGA